Proteins encoded by one window of Orbaceae bacterium BiB:
- a CDS encoding GNAT family N-acetyltransferase codes for MSQLSRKLIILQGDDEAITKQLTYLSQQARGDWIVISEHKVLGSSTEQYYLDKQTKSLLGREFKHAIFDARLAFNLDALAILAGTLVAESLLIIILPNSFNHWYDQDSLRWSELPEAILVPNFITHLHHVLVQQAQQYADYFYQLVLEKQQHDYFLFNQLSQNTILVDNQETLYSYQEQQSLLTQISKLDTRIIMVTAKRGRGKSTLAGYFTHYHHCWVTAPNKNALMTFTQFATTDTLFFAPDELISQLNAPIAKPDWLIIDEAAMIPLPMVVALINGFKHVLLTSTTDGYEGTGQGLLLKLLNQYQSTDFACFQLHTPIRWLPDDPVEYFVDSLIVSGLPKIDKKVMVQQPDIKFLQQSDLVLSPMKLSAFFGLLKSAHYRTTLIDLRRLLDAHNLSLYSAEFSEQHIAGVLVAIKEGGLTEELALQILKGYRRPKGNLVAQSLVAHAGEPQAAQLRSIRVNRIAVCQTLRRQGIARSLLAYLIEQAKVDRCDFVSASFAYSAEVYQFWMQCGFHAVHVGTHKEASSGSYAVMVIYPLSPAGSHFCNTMRNKLTRNWYWLQQLIDIDLPINISTEQTLNSDDKLQLLLFATTSYAYTASFAVLYRLFDWLNNSGQRLEQVPILTMLVTKQFDEQATVSNLGLSGKSQLLKLLRQEIYQFIKMQGLINE; via the coding sequence ATGAGTCAGTTATCGCGTAAGCTAATCATTTTGCAAGGAGATGATGAAGCAATCACTAAGCAACTTACGTACTTAAGTCAGCAGGCTCGTGGTGATTGGATCGTTATTTCTGAGCACAAAGTGTTAGGTTCATCAACTGAGCAATACTATCTTGATAAGCAGACCAAATCATTATTGGGTAGAGAATTTAAACATGCCATTTTTGATGCCAGATTGGCATTTAATTTAGATGCGTTAGCGATATTAGCAGGCACATTGGTTGCTGAAAGTTTACTTATTATAATTTTACCGAACAGTTTTAATCACTGGTATGATCAGGATAGCTTACGCTGGAGTGAGTTACCAGAGGCGATTTTAGTACCTAATTTTATTACTCACTTACATCACGTTCTTGTACAACAAGCACAGCAATATGCTGATTATTTTTATCAGTTAGTGCTTGAAAAACAACAACATGATTATTTTTTGTTTAATCAACTCTCTCAAAATACGATTTTAGTCGATAATCAAGAGACGCTATACAGCTATCAAGAACAACAATCTTTACTCACGCAAATTAGCAAACTTGATACTAGAATTATTATGGTAACAGCTAAACGAGGTCGTGGAAAATCAACGTTAGCAGGGTATTTTACTCATTATCATCATTGCTGGGTCACTGCACCTAATAAAAATGCACTGATGACATTTACACAATTTGCTACAACAGATACGCTCTTTTTTGCACCGGATGAGTTAATTAGTCAATTAAATGCACCGATCGCTAAACCTGATTGGCTTATTATTGATGAGGCTGCGATGATACCGTTACCTATGGTTGTGGCTCTTATCAATGGTTTTAAGCATGTATTGTTAACCAGTACAACTGATGGTTATGAGGGAACTGGACAAGGATTATTATTAAAACTGCTCAATCAGTACCAATCAACGGATTTTGCCTGTTTTCAGCTACATACTCCAATACGCTGGCTGCCTGATGATCCTGTTGAATATTTTGTTGATAGTCTTATTGTATCTGGTTTACCTAAAATAGATAAAAAAGTGATGGTACAACAACCAGATATTAAGTTTTTACAACAGAGTGACTTAGTTCTATCGCCAATGAAATTAAGTGCCTTTTTTGGTTTATTAAAATCAGCACATTATCGTACTACGTTAATTGATTTACGCCGCTTACTCGATGCTCATAACTTATCACTCTATAGTGCAGAATTTAGTGAACAACATATTGCTGGCGTTTTAGTTGCGATAAAAGAGGGTGGATTAACAGAAGAACTTGCTTTACAAATATTAAAAGGCTATCGCCGTCCAAAAGGTAATCTTGTTGCACAGTCCTTAGTTGCTCATGCCGGAGAGCCTCAGGCTGCTCAATTACGCTCGATAAGAGTGAATCGAATTGCAGTTTGTCAAACATTAAGACGACAGGGAATTGCTCGTTCTTTACTTGCTTATTTAATCGAACAAGCCAAAGTCGATCGGTGTGACTTTGTTTCAGCCAGTTTTGCATATTCAGCTGAAGTATATCAATTTTGGATGCAATGTGGTTTCCATGCTGTCCATGTTGGTACGCATAAAGAGGCAAGTAGTGGTAGTTATGCGGTGATGGTAATATATCCACTTAGCCCTGCTGGGAGCCACTTTTGTAACACTATGCGTAATAAGTTAACGCGTAATTGGTATTGGCTACAGCAGCTTATTGATATTGATTTACCGATTAATATCTCTACTGAACAGACGTTAAATAGTGATGATAAGTTACAGTTACTCTTATTTGCTACAACTTCGTATGCTTACACGGCGAGTTTTGCTGTATTATATCGTCTATTTGATTGGTTAAACAATTCGGGACAAAGATTAGAACAGGTACCCATTCTCACAATGTTAGTAACAAAACAGTTTGATGAGCAAGCTACAGTTAGCAACTTGGGATTATCAGGTAAAAGTCAATTATTAAAACTACTACGACAAGAAATTTATCAGTTTATAAAAATGCAGGGATTGATTAATGAATAA
- a CDS encoding DUF441 domain-containing protein, with protein MIAQFDVTFFILLVLAAICYLTHNNTVTFAILLLLIFKLTPLATYFPILNHYGLTVGIVILTAAMMVPLADGSLAFKDILKSFTTWQSILAIAVGILVSWLGTRGVSLMAANPSIINGLIIGTLIGVAFFKGIPVGPLIAGGILSLVLGKG; from the coding sequence ATGATTGCTCAATTTGATGTAACTTTTTTTATTTTACTCGTTCTTGCTGCTATTTGTTATCTAACACATAACAATACAGTAACATTTGCAATACTATTGTTATTAATCTTTAAACTAACACCGCTGGCGACTTATTTTCCTATTTTAAACCATTATGGGTTAACTGTTGGGATCGTGATACTTACTGCAGCAATGATGGTTCCATTAGCCGATGGTTCATTAGCATTTAAAGATATTTTAAAATCTTTTACAACTTGGCAGTCTATTTTAGCTATTGCTGTTGGTATTTTAGTCTCTTGGCTGGGGACTCGCGGCGTCTCACTAATGGCAGCTAATCCTTCGATTATTAATGGATTGATTATTGGTACACTAATTGGCGTTGCTTTTTTCAAGGGGATTCCTGTTGGTCCATTGATTGCTGGCGGTATATTATCGTTGGTTCTTGGCAAGGGTTAA
- a CDS encoding phosphoribosylaminoimidazolesuccinocarboxamide synthase, producing the protein MKKCAELYRGKAKTVYTTENPDLLILEFRNDTSAFDGQRIEQLDRKGMINNKFNYFIMTQLKAAGIPTQVEKLLSDNEVLVKKLTMIPVECVVRNRAAGSLVRRLGVEEGFILNPPTFELFLKNDALHDPMVNEYHCKSFGWATEQQLDKMKELSFKINTILTQIFDQAGLILVDYKLEFGLFKGEIVLGDEFSPDGCRLWEKETLKKMDKDRFRQGLGGVIEAYEEVAHRIGVPL; encoded by the coding sequence ATGAAAAAGTGTGCTGAGTTATACCGTGGAAAAGCAAAAACTGTTTACACTACTGAAAATCCAGATTTATTAATTCTTGAATTTAGAAATGATACTTCTGCATTTGATGGTCAACGCATTGAACAACTTGATAGAAAAGGGATGATAAATAATAAGTTTAACTACTTTATTATGACGCAATTAAAAGCTGCGGGAATTCCTACCCAAGTAGAGAAACTTTTATCAGATAATGAAGTATTAGTTAAAAAGCTGACCATGATTCCTGTTGAGTGTGTTGTCCGTAATCGTGCAGCAGGCTCATTAGTGAGAAGATTAGGTGTTGAAGAGGGCTTTATTCTTAATCCGCCGACCTTTGAACTATTCCTAAAAAATGATGCTCTACATGATCCAATGGTAAATGAATATCATTGTAAATCATTCGGTTGGGCTACCGAGCAACAATTAGATAAAATGAAAGAACTGAGTTTTAAAATTAATACTATTTTAACTCAGATATTTGATCAGGCTGGTTTAATTCTTGTTGATTATAAATTAGAGTTTGGTCTATTTAAGGGAGAAATTGTTTTAGGTGATGAATTTTCTCCAGATGGTTGTCGACTTTGGGAAAAAGAGACACTGAAAAAAATGGACAAAGATAGATTTCGACAAGGACTCGGTGGTGTGATTGAGGCCTATGAAGAGGTTGCTCATCGTATTGGTGTTCCTTTATAA